Within Dictyostelium discoideum AX4 chromosome 4 chromosome, whole genome shotgun sequence, the genomic segment GTCTGACCACAGAAAAAGCCCTTCCATAAAATGATACCAAAAtgatcaaaaataaaattaattcacttttcatttgtttattaattaaagatcttaaaaaaaaaaaaaaaaaaaaaaaaaaaaaaaaaaaaaaataataacccaaaaaaaaataaaataaatggtaaaaaaaaattattaatgaatctaaaaataaattctaaaaatagaacCTATAAATCTGgttaaaaaacatttaacCTGTGCTTGATTGtgtcaatttttttttttgataaccATGTATATAGGTTTTagttttatgttttttttaaactgtGTGGTTATAGTTtcgaaattattattttatatatatattattattttattttattatattttatttttaacatatcagatattttaattagtttttttttcagtaaaattatttaaaaagagtTTTTGGAGggtaattaatttaaattaaagcAAAAAGAAGTAActaaaccaattgaaatacCCGCAAATATATCacttaataatttacaagaTTTATTTCCACCACATTTTGGTAATGAAGAGGCtgatgaggatgatgaagatggtgaTAAATATGGAGATGATGATGGAGAATTTTATGGAGATAATGATGGAGATAATGATGGAGATAATGATGGGGTTAACGATGGGGTTGGCGATGGACCACCTTCAACTCTATTATAGTCCTTCACTTCAATTCGTACATGTTTTtgtgtaatattaatattattttgtttaacaCCATCGAAATAAACTTGAaccaatcaatttttaatataaaagttattaccattaattgCTATTGTTTGTTTTGATGGATCTGAAATTATACTTGATATTATTGGTGGTGCATAAGAAAAATCAAACCATTGTTGAAAGTTAAatataaatctaaatttCCCAGAACCTGCTGAAGCAGAAATAGTGAAATTGTTACAGTCAGAGGACGGTAGAGACATCagttttaaatctaaaataacCTACATTGGTTTGTACTTCTGGGAATCTTTCAGAGAAACATAAAAACTTTCCACCAATAAGAAATTCTCCTCCACTTGTTGGTGGATGTTTACTATACTTGACGTCATATGGTATTGGAATAGCCCTTGATTGTGACAAACTATAACTGCAATCTTCTTTTGGCTCGTATTCTTCCCGTGCACAACCTTTACTATTTTGATATCCCCATAATCTTGTTAATGGTTCATCGTAATGGAAAACACAATATCGGAATTTATCATCAACTTGACTACAGTTAAAATAGTTTGGTGCCATATCAGTTCTGGGAACCTTATAATCTTTATACATAACCAAGCTAGTAAAATatggtttaaatttataataaacgTAGATCAATGTATCATTTGCCAACCtaatatctaaaattaaaaattttgaaaattaaaaattaatatatttataacttttttaaaatattaagaAACCAATAAATACCCAATACTTCAGGCGGGAAAACAGAATAAGCCGTTCCATAAAACGATACCAAAATgatcaaatataaatttaatttacttttcatttatttatttattaattaaagataacaaaaaaaaaaaaacaaaaaaaaaaaaaccaattaaataaataaataaataaataaataaataaataaaccgaaaaaaaaaaagaaaataaaaaataatcaaaaaaaaaaaataataataattatcgaTAGaacctaaaaataaattttaaaaatagaaagcTATAATTCTGATTAAAAACCATTTGTCTGTGCTTGAtaatgttaaatttttttttttttttttttgaaagaagtgttttttaaaaacttttactTTGAATTTTAAAGGAAGTGCTATACATTTTTAATCTCGAGATAtccaatttaaatcttttttctgtgtttctatctttttttatctttttttttttttttattcacagtgtattattataattttaattcattaatgaattaaagtaaataaagaaataaagaaaaatacaaaaaaacaaGATAAACTTAATTTtgtgcaaaaaaaaaaaaaagaaaaagaaaaaaagttttttttaaaaatattattagttttttaaaaaaaaaaaaaaaaaaaaaaaaaaaagaaaaaaagaaaaaatctatcaaatttttttttttttttaaattaaaatgaaaagtAACGGAAAACAATTAACATCAACAATATTTCCATACGTTGCAccatatttaataaatgaattgaagtttttagaaattttagaattatcattactttcaaaacaaaattttaaaattattagaaatttaATAACTTATGAAagtaaagaattaaatattgtATTAGGAAaatttgatcaattaaaattatatattcaaTTATCATTCATATATAATCTATCATATTCAAActatgaatttaaattaattcaatataaagatattgaatatattaatttaaaaagaggaaatataaaaattgaaaataacaaTGATTATCTACttgaaaatagtaataataattgtaaagatTATTTACTTTCACATTGTTCCAAATTAAAACATATTCATTGGGTAATGgatattaatatattgaaaTCCACAATTgggaaattaataattgattatacTGATAACGGATTCACAAGTTTTGATaggttaattttaaatattgattttaataatctacCATACTCAAAtacaaatgaaattgaatcattacAATTCATAAATACATATACTCTACAAACtgaaaatgtttttaattttaattttattaataattttaaaccaagaaaattaataatccatgatgaaaatattggTTTACTTTataacaatatttttaaaataaatcatttaaatttaaaagaattaaaatgttTTAGAAATATAATTGgttcttcaattttaattaattcaatttttaattatttaaatcaacaaacACAACATGTTCAACAAGAACATTACTCATCAATCACAagtttaaaatcaattcatatcaatatcaataccACCTCAATTAATACTACCAactttattgaatttaaaaatgaaattcaattaattaaggaattaattaaaaatcaatctcataataataataataataataataataaaactttaaattatttaaagtttaaaattacatttaataataataataataataataataataataataataataataataataataataataataataataataataataacaataataataatcaatacataaatgaaattaattcatttaaaaattttatagatttaataaataattttaattttaatattataattaaaattaaagattaataaaaaaactattatttattttattttattttattttatttttttaaataccttttaattttaaaacataagataaaaataaattgaaatcaattgaaCCTAAACCAGTTACAGGATCCCAAGTATTTGAACTTGTTGACCAACCATAAAGACAACAATATGATCTACTACAACGATTACTTGAATCACCAGTGATATCATTGAAAATTCTTGGTTCATCAATTGCCATTTGATATAATAATGGATTTAAGAAACCTAATTGAGTTTTACCATTTAAAAGTAATTgatcattaattaaaccaattaaaccAGCTAATGTTGGACTTGAGCATGAGGTACCATCAACTGGTAAACTTTTACAAGGACATTGATtgaaatctttattattaccatcacttgaataaattttataattatgaCCAACCATTGAAATATCAGGCACACCTCTATTGGTTGGACAGTATGAAAATGAAGGTGGTAGTGAATTGAAAGAGGTGTTGAAAAACTGCGAAATTGCATATTGCTGATACTTAGGTTGACTTTGGAATGAACTAAATCCACCACCAGTTGTAATTTTAGCACCTTGTAAAATTGTACAACCAACTTCTGTTGTAATTTTCTCATCCCTTGATAAGAATTGAGTTGCACCAACACTTGTAACAAATGGGCTTGAACTTGGATACTCAGCTACAAATAATGCACCATTATTCTCATTGAATTGATATTGAGTGAAATGATAATTTCTAAATGTCACATTCACCAAATCTTTACATTCACATTCAGAATAAACATGTGGTAAATTAGTTCTATCATATTCAATTGCTAAATTACATTGTTTATTTTTCTCTGAGAATATTTTCATACCACTATCAAGTACACTTGGATCACCTAATATATTAGTACAACCACTACTTGCAATACCCATTGGAAAGAAACAATATGAatcactactaccaccactatcactaccaccatttaaattataaattgtaaattctGGACACATTGTTTTTGTATGATTACAACCACCAGTTGGACAATAAACAGTACCATCAATTGGACAATTACCAGATGATCCACCCATTGAAGGtgcaccatcatcaccacttGATACTAAAACTGATATACCTAATAAGGccaatttttgaaattctgAATTTGTTCTATCTACATACTGTTTTGAATCATAACCAAATGTTGAACACCCATTTGAAACATCACATTGTAAAAGCTCAGCCCAACCATAACTTATAGATTGTACTAATGGTGGTTTCTCCATTAGCAATACACTATGAAGATAATCTAATATCCATTGTGCATCATTGAATGATATGAAATCTGTTGAAATATTCTCACCCATTGACCTAATATATTGAATATCTAAATCACTTTCATATTGATCACAACCTTTACCCAAACAATCATTACCaattatctttaaattatcttttgtAGTCGTTATATTAAACTTCTCATCAAATAATTCCAACGCACCCattgaaaaataatcattaaaTGCAATTACAccaatactattattttcaaatttaccaattaattcattgGGTACATTAtaatatgattttaaaacttttggtgtaattaaaatatcatctAATCCACCATTAtaactattactactaccactaccactaccactaccactatcactatcactatcaccattatttttgttattattatttaaataattttcaattttaaaattattttcaaaaaattctGATAAACCAGTAAcgaaatcaattgaatttaataattgttttggtAAATAGGCTGGACCATTTAATCTATTTCttgtattaccattatttttatttttataatttgaaaattttgaattaaacaTTGATGATACTTTTTCAATTGTAGTTTCAACAAGTATATAATCACTAAATACTTTAATTTCACTtccattttcaatattaccaatattaaatgattttaaatattctaaaACAACATTAAAATCACTTTCACTTGATTTAactaattcattaatttcatttatactTAAAAATTCACcataaatttttgattttggatcactaatttcttcaaataaataatttaatttatttaaattattctttttttcaaaaaaaaaaaaaataataataataattagtgattataataaatttaaaaaataaaaaaataaaagaaaataaaaaaaaaacttacttgttttaataaaattttaaaagagattaaatcatttggatttgaaatttcattttcaattaaccAATATGGTGGAATTTTTGGATGGGCAATTATAACTTTttcatttctattattattattattattttcaatgatattgaaattgtgaagttgctgttgttgttgataaggttttaatgaaaaactaatattgattaaataaataacaatgaaataaataagtattactttcattattgtttttttttgatataatttatatgttttttaaaaaaaataaaaaaaaaaaaaaaaagaatttataaaaaaaaaaataaaataataaaaaaaaaataatgaaagtaataaaaaaaaaaaattgtgtaAAAATCATGTCAACAATTGAATACCTAACCCCCACATACTTTAACACacactttatttttaatttaattaacgCGCCACAGTGATTaatgtttaataaaaaaaaaataaaataaatataaagaaaaattatttaaaatatatttaaaaataaaaaaaaaataaaaaataaaaaataaaattaaacatttCTCTTCTTGGGATTTAAAGTAATTCCCAATtaagatttttaattattaatgattggcagttttatttgaaaaaaaaaaaaaattaaaaaaaaaaaaaaaaaaaaaaaaaaaaattttaaaataaattaaaaataaaaacaattgtgTGTTATTGATCAAAATTGTgggaagaaaaaaaaaaaaaaaaaaaaattggaaaaaaaccaaaaaaaaaaaaacaaaacaaaacaatcaaaaaaaaaaaaaaacaaaacaaaacaatcaaaaaaaaaaaaaaataataataaattcaaccaataaccaaataaaaataaaaaaatgaatttaatttattcaccaactataatttttcatgataaatttaaaattacttataaaattattgaaaataataattttttcttaGAATTTATTGAATTGGATAAAAATGGTGGTGCTATAAATCAATATTCAAAAACCTTTTCAcaaattgatattgataaaatgGATACTGGTGTTTTCACTAATGCagaatcattttcaaatacaattaaaagagCATTCAATACAGAGAATTGTGGTAGTTTTGAagttaaaagaattaaacatgataaagataataataatttaataatttctttaaaaattatagttttagaaattaatataacattaccaagaaaatcaaattatcaaAGTTTAGATGAACGTGTATCAATTTTAGAATCTcaaaatttagaattaaaacaaaaattattaattttagaaaaattcattttaacaaattttccaaataataataatatactaaataataataataataataattcaaataatttaaatttaaaatcaagtaataataatttatcattatcaccaccaccaccatcaacatcaccttatttatcaatatcaccaaatttaatttcttcaccATATCCTTCCTCCCCTTAaggaataataaaaaaaaaaaaaataaaaataaaaaaattataataatacctttttttgtaaaataaaataaaataaaacctatttaaattaaaatataataataataaaaaattaattttattttattttttttttttttttttttttttttttttttttttttttttttttttttttttttttttgttatttaattattactaatttctaaattttttaaatctggATCTTGTTCTAAACCAAATGATAAATCTTCTAAaggtaaatttaatttaatttgatgATCCCAATTTATTGGTTTATCATCTTGaatgattataaatttacaacctaataaattaccagctaattgaaataattgagTTGGATTTGGACATGAAACATTGATTTTCTTTGTAATGATACGCATTCTAGTTGAAATTGTACCATATTTAACC encodes:
- a CDS encoding peptidase S8 and S53 domain-containing protein; translated protein: MKVILIYFIVIYLINISFSLKPYQQQQQLHNFNIIENNNNNNRNEKVIIAHPKIPPYWLIENEISNPNDLISFKILLKQNNLNKLNYLFEEISDPKSKIYGEFLSINEINELVKSSESDFNVVLEYLKSFNIGNIENGSEIKVFSDYILVETTIEKVSSMFNSKFSNYKNKNNGNTRNRLNGPAYLPKQLLNSIDFVTGLSEFFENNFKIENYLNNNNKNNGDSDSDSGSGSGSGSSNSYNGGLDDILITPKVLKSYYNVPNELIGKFENNSIGVIAFNDYFSMGALELFDEKFNITTTKDNLKIIGNDCLGKGCDQYESDLDIQYIRSMGENISTDFISFNDAQWILDYLHSVLLMEKPPLVQSISYGWAELLQCDVSNGCSTFGYDSKQYVDRTNSEFQKLALLGISVLVSSGDDGAPSMGGSSGNCPIDGTVYCPTGGCNHTKTMCPEFTIYNLNGGSDSGGSSDSYCFFPMGIASSGCTNILGDPSVLDSGMKIFSEKNKQCNLAIEYDRTNLPHVYSECECKDLVNVTFRNYHFTQYQFNENNGALFVAEYPSSSPFVTSVGATQFLSRDEKITTEVGCTILQGAKITTGGGFSSFQSQPKYQQYAISQFFNTSFNSLPPSFSYCPTNRGVPDISMVGHNYKIYSSDGNNKDFNQCPCKSLPVDGTSCSSPTLAGLIGLINDQLLLNGKTQLGFLNPLLYQMAIDEPRIFNDITGDSSNRCSRSYCCLYGWSTSSNTWDPVTGLGSIDFNLFLSYVLKLKGI